The Pseudoliparis swirei isolate HS2019 ecotype Mariana Trench chromosome 1, NWPU_hadal_v1, whole genome shotgun sequence genome has a window encoding:
- the LOC130194943 gene encoding hyccin-like, which translates to MILFFISVLVLSPSVCLTDAVDLGSPDELMDISEVDEGVWPDMTTPTITISNSVTTLNLGAKAMKKCRLGGRTSKDKEAGLLTMGRAASENADLSVKRLTLTYSQSVPKAGALTNLTRTASAVFSRSFDQVASSNAPPSSNHTASEVGRYSCSLQEDGLGYLSPAPNHKQRSPSISVHLGSDL; encoded by the coding sequence ATGATCCTGTTTTTCATTTCTGTGCTTGttttgtctccctctgtctgtctcacagaCGCAGTGGATCTGGGTTCCCCGGATGAGCTGATGGATATTTCGGAGGTGGATGAAGGGGTGTGGCCCGACATGACCACACCCACCATCACAATTAGCAACAGTGTTACCACGTTGAACCTGGGGGCCAAGGCCATGAAGAAGTGTCGGCTAGGCGGGCGCACCAGCAAGGACAAGGAAGCGGGCCTTCTAACAATGGGCCGGGCCGCCAGCGAAAACGCGGACCTCTCTGTCAAGCGACTGACGCTCACTTACAGCCAATCGGTGCCTAAGGCAGGAGCTCTCACCAACCTGACGCGCACCGCCAGCGCCGTCTTCTCACGCTCCTTTGACCAGGTGGCCAGCAGCAACGCCCCTCCCTCCAGCAACCACACCGCCTCTGAAGTCGGCCGCTACTCATGCAGCCTGCAGGAGGATGGCCTGGGGTACTTGAGCCCGGCGCCAAATCACAAGCAGCGCTCTCCAAGCATCAGTGTGCACCTTGGCTCTGACCTTTGA